The proteins below are encoded in one region of Hordeum vulgare subsp. vulgare chromosome 3H, MorexV3_pseudomolecules_assembly, whole genome shotgun sequence:
- the LOC123443214 gene encoding plastid division protein PDV1, which translates to MEPEGAEAVLETIWDLHDKVSDTIHALSRAHFLRTVRRRAGGKPAGVVHVKGVNADGDEAADLNAVAEEARSLHAIRAALEDLEDQFECFLAVCSQQQAGRDIALARLQQSHIMLAIRLKEHHGSNHKVIDEALDFVHNVDHDFWSFLSVNKPEKSRSHSGANRTEKRGNDSNFLGWVVSSSLDVVRNSCNIKNIGGFLGNSAVFAVGMITMLQLRLLASGEQRPSCGKYSYRRINGDDSSRSLAGRSRMGHLDVFLAKS; encoded by the exons atGGAGCCCGAGGGAGCGGAGGCCGTGCTGGAAACCATCTGGGATCTCCACGACAAGGTCAGCGACACCATACACGCCCTCTCGCGCGCCCATTTCCTCCGCACCGTGCGCCGCCGCGCCGGGGGGAAGCCCGCAGGCGTCGTCCACGTCAAGGGGGTCAACGCGGACGGTGACGAGGCGGCCGACCTGAATGCGGTGGCCGAGGAGGCGAGGAGCCTCCACGCTATCCGCGCCGCGCTCGAGGACCTCGAGGACCAATTCGAGTGCTTTCTC GCTGTTTGTTCACAGCAACAAGCAGGGCGAGATATTGCATTAGCAAGGTTGCAACAAAGTCACATCATGCTTGCCATACGACTAAAAGAGCACCATGGGAGTAATCACAAAGTAATAGACGAGGCGTTGGATTTCGTCCACAATGTCGACCATGATTTCTGGTCTTTTCTGTCAGTAAACAAGCCTGAGAAATCAAGAAGTCATTCTGGCGCTAACAGGAccgagaagaggggaaatgattcaaatttcttagGGTGGGTGGTTTCTTCTAGTCTTGAtgtagtcaggaatagttgcaataTCAAAAATATTGGTGGTTTTCTGGGGAATAGTGCAGTGTTTGCTGTTGGCATGATTACAATGTTGCAGCTGCGTTTGTTGGCTTCTGGAGAACAACGTCCATCTTGTGGTAAATACAGCTACAGAAGGATCAATGGCGATGATTCTTCACGGTCTCTGGCAGGGCGTAGTAGAATGGGTCATCTCGATGTGTTCTTAGCCAAAAGTTGA